A genomic segment from Chitinophaga niabensis encodes:
- a CDS encoding polysaccharide deacetylase family protein — protein sequence MKITLFAITCLLLFSSFNSKLPIKYIYLTFDDGPLKGSENIDSVVLAERLKISVFLVGEHVEESRKFMGYYNMYEQNPFIESYNHSFTHAHNKYKEFYSNAQNVLADIQKNEQALHLHFKIVRLPGRNIWRIGSRVKDDGPSGKAAADLLAANGFSLIGWDLEWQHKDADATPIQTVDQMTREIETRLATGDHLVVLLHDEMFQKKWEESELHQLIDNLRKHENYVFEHVRFYPRK from the coding sequence ATGAAAATAACCCTCTTTGCCATTACCTGCCTGCTGCTTTTCTCTTCTTTCAACAGCAAGCTCCCCATCAAATATATCTACCTCACTTTTGATGACGGCCCTTTAAAAGGAAGTGAGAACATCGACAGTGTGGTGCTTGCGGAACGCTTAAAGATCAGTGTATTCCTGGTGGGTGAACATGTGGAAGAAAGCAGGAAGTTCATGGGGTATTACAACATGTATGAACAGAACCCTTTTATAGAATCCTATAACCATAGCTTCACGCACGCGCATAATAAATACAAGGAATTCTACAGCAATGCACAGAACGTATTGGCAGATATCCAAAAGAATGAACAGGCCCTGCATCTCCACTTTAAGATCGTAAGGCTGCCGGGCAGGAATATCTGGCGCATAGGTTCCCGTGTTAAGGACGATGGCCCCAGTGGTAAAGCCGCCGCGGATCTATTGGCCGCTAATGGCTTCTCCCTGATAGGCTGGGACCTGGAATGGCAGCATAAAGATGCAGATGCTACCCCTATCCAGACTGTAGACCAGATGACCAGGGAGATTGAAACCCGCCTGGCTACAGGCGATCACCTGGTGGTTTTGTTGCACGATGAAATGTTCCAGAAGAAATGGGAAGAAAGTGAATTACATCAGCTGATTGATAATTTGCGGAAGCATGAGAATTATGTTTTTGAGCATGTGCGGTTTTATCCGCGCAAATGA
- the xseB gene encoding exodeoxyribonuclease VII small subunit produces the protein MEKTLTYEDAYNELAQISREIETESVTVDVLAEKVKRASELITYCQAKLRATEKEVNKIIANMENGQK, from the coding sequence ATGGAAAAGACTTTAACATATGAGGATGCCTATAATGAACTGGCGCAGATCTCAAGGGAGATAGAAACAGAATCCGTAACGGTGGATGTACTGGCGGAAAAGGTGAAACGGGCATCAGAACTGATCACGTATTGCCAGGCGAAACTGCGGGCTACGGAAAAGGAGGTGAATAAGATCATCGCGAATATGGAGAACGGGCAAAAATAA
- the xseA gene encoding exodeoxyribonuclease VII large subunit → MQSPLTNHIRLSELNGRINTVINDAFSAATFWVIADITNHTYRAQKNYHNFELVEKDPNSSNIIARISGKAWGTGSDSITHFERITGQRFTNNINVLLHVAVQYHPVYGLQVNVLDVDPNFTLGMLEQQRQATLEKLVLENQPFIQRSGDRYITRNNQLPLPVVIQKIAVISSRTSAGNEDFAHTLLNNPYRYQFSLDYYFTVVQGENNARQFFDKLLEVFNTKIAYDAVVIIRGGGAQTDFLIFDNYDIGRAIARFPIPVITGIGHQKNETIADLMAHTPTKTPTKAAEFILAHNREFEDGLLSFQQNIIIRSQQIFSFHFQNLSAIQQNTIVAAKTILFNHQNTLNNISAQVISSPRIILYNRLSDIQHIVSNIKTFKTLYLKNQLGYLGHYTSLIKMMAPDNILKKGFAILKTNKKITSDPDDLKVGQDVEIILMDTQITSTVKQKTKYNGKDFNI, encoded by the coding sequence ATGCAATCGCCCTTAACAAATCATATCAGACTATCAGAACTGAATGGCAGGATCAACACGGTCATTAATGATGCCTTTAGTGCAGCCACCTTCTGGGTGATTGCGGATATCACGAATCATACCTACCGGGCACAAAAGAACTACCACAATTTTGAGCTCGTGGAGAAAGATCCGAACTCCAGCAATATCATCGCCCGGATCTCAGGGAAAGCTTGGGGCACCGGTTCTGATAGTATTACTCATTTTGAACGGATCACCGGGCAGCGCTTCACCAATAACATCAATGTATTGCTGCATGTGGCGGTACAATATCACCCGGTGTATGGCTTACAGGTGAATGTACTGGATGTAGACCCCAATTTTACACTGGGCATGCTGGAGCAGCAGCGCCAGGCTACATTGGAAAAACTGGTACTGGAAAACCAGCCTTTCATTCAGCGTTCAGGCGATCGTTACATCACCCGGAACAACCAGCTGCCGCTGCCTGTGGTTATTCAGAAGATAGCCGTGATCTCTTCCCGCACCTCTGCGGGGAACGAGGATTTTGCCCATACACTGCTGAACAATCCTTATCGCTACCAGTTCTCGCTGGATTATTATTTTACCGTGGTACAGGGAGAAAATAATGCCCGCCAGTTCTTTGATAAGCTGCTGGAAGTGTTCAACACTAAGATCGCTTACGATGCAGTAGTGATCATCAGGGGCGGAGGAGCGCAAACGGATTTCCTGATCTTTGATAATTACGACATCGGCCGTGCAATTGCCAGGTTCCCCATTCCCGTTATTACCGGGATCGGGCATCAGAAGAATGAAACCATTGCCGACCTGATGGCGCATACGCCAACCAAAACACCTACCAAGGCTGCGGAGTTTATCCTGGCGCATAACAGGGAGTTTGAGGATGGGCTGTTGTCTTTTCAACAGAATATTATCATCCGGTCCCAGCAGATCTTTTCATTCCATTTCCAGAACCTCTCTGCCATTCAGCAGAATACTATTGTAGCGGCTAAAACCATCCTGTTCAATCACCAGAATACACTTAACAATATTTCGGCGCAGGTGATCTCTTCGCCCAGGATTATTTTATATAACAGGCTGAGCGATATTCAGCATATTGTGAGCAATATCAAAACATTCAAAACACTTTACCTGAAGAACCAGTTAGGGTACCTGGGGCATTATACCTCCCTGATAAAGATGATGGCACCGGATAATATCCTGAAGAAAGGATTCGCTATCTTAAAAACAAACAAAAAGATCACCAGTGATCCGGATGATCTGAAAGTGGGGCAGGATGTAGAGATCATCCTGATGGATACGCAGATCACTTCTACCGTAAAACAAAAAACAAAGTACAATGGAAAAGACTTTAACATATGA
- a CDS encoding NAD(P)-dependent alcohol dehydrogenase has protein sequence MSDVKGYAAQNATTPLAPWNFQRREVGPHDVQFDILYCGVCHSDIHQVRDEWGGSIFPMVPGHEIVGRVTKVGSAVKKFKVGDLAGVGCMVDSCRECESCKKGEEQYCENGNTGTYNSRERETKAPTYGGYSNLIVTDEDFVLRISEKLPLANVAPLLCAGITTYSPLRHWKVGKGHKVGVMGLGGLGHMAVKFAASFGAEVTMLSTSADKEADAKALGAHKFVLTKDKEQVKGVRNYFDFIIDTVSAPHDYNMVQSLLKTNGVQICVGVPPTPMEIIGFSLIGKRRSVAGSMIGGIPETQEMLDYCATHNIVSDVEVIDIRDINGAYDRMMKGDVRYRFVIDMATL, from the coding sequence ATGTCAGACGTAAAAGGATACGCAGCTCAAAACGCGACCACTCCACTGGCACCCTGGAATTTCCAGCGCCGTGAAGTGGGACCGCATGATGTACAGTTCGATATTTTGTACTGTGGCGTTTGCCACAGCGACATTCACCAGGTCCGCGACGAATGGGGTGGTTCTATTTTTCCCATGGTACCGGGGCATGAGATCGTAGGCAGGGTCACCAAAGTGGGTAGCGCTGTTAAGAAATTTAAAGTGGGAGACCTGGCTGGTGTTGGTTGTATGGTAGACAGCTGCAGGGAATGCGAGAGTTGTAAAAAGGGAGAAGAGCAGTATTGCGAAAACGGCAATACAGGTACTTACAATTCCCGCGAAAGGGAAACGAAGGCGCCTACTTACGGCGGTTATTCCAACCTGATCGTTACGGATGAAGACTTTGTACTCCGCATCTCTGAAAAACTGCCCCTGGCAAATGTAGCGCCCCTGCTGTGTGCAGGCATTACCACTTACTCCCCGCTGCGCCACTGGAAAGTAGGCAAGGGGCATAAAGTAGGCGTAATGGGGCTGGGTGGCCTCGGGCATATGGCCGTGAAGTTTGCAGCCTCTTTTGGTGCTGAAGTAACCATGTTAAGTACTTCTGCAGATAAGGAAGCGGATGCCAAAGCACTTGGTGCGCATAAATTCGTACTCACAAAAGATAAAGAGCAGGTGAAAGGTGTGAGGAATTATTTCGACTTTATCATCGATACCGTATCTGCCCCGCACGATTACAACATGGTGCAATCCCTGCTTAAGACCAATGGTGTGCAGATCTGTGTAGGGGTGCCCCCCACGCCAATGGAGATCATCGGTTTCAGCCTGATCGGTAAAAGACGCAGTGTGGCCGGTTCCATGATCGGAGGGATCCCGGAAACACAGGAAATGCTGGATTATTGCGCAACACATAACATTGTGTCTGACGTGGAGGTGATCGATATCAGGGATATCAATGGCGCATACGACAGGATGATGAAAGGAGATGTGCGGTACAGGTTTGTGATAGATATGGCTACGCTCTAG
- a CDS encoding class I SAM-dependent methyltransferase, with protein sequence MNMLERKTADLTSTFSNLDANRLDQFLLTFTHEVQQLEKYYPREMITHAIHPIRHLAAASPFLERAQRWPRGYQGDFQTIEHILNAENKASPGTMAYAIEDFFLHSPICQQHRNKVTAQAALISSVIAGNGAARILSIGCGTSADLYACSEALAASACEVVLVDTDVSALEYSRGRLPELEGRLSVIEGNVYRIAKKIPAHFDLIIIGGVFDYLEDKAIVAITKELRAKLNPDGILFFTNIATGNPYRVSMEYLADWCLIERSSNDIFNLLKSSGAHERYEIEKEDTGLTYLVKVYKK encoded by the coding sequence ATGAACATGCTCGAAAGGAAAACAGCAGACCTCACCAGTACCTTTTCCAACCTGGATGCCAACAGGCTGGACCAGTTCCTGCTTACCTTCACCCATGAAGTGCAACAGCTGGAAAAATACTATCCCCGGGAGATGATCACCCATGCTATCCACCCCATCAGGCACCTGGCGGCAGCCTCTCCTTTCCTCGAAAGAGCGCAACGCTGGCCCCGGGGTTACCAGGGAGATTTTCAGACCATAGAACACATCCTGAATGCGGAGAATAAAGCCAGTCCGGGTACCATGGCTTATGCCATAGAGGATTTCTTTCTCCACTCCCCTATTTGCCAGCAACACCGCAACAAGGTAACCGCCCAGGCTGCCTTGATCTCTTCCGTAATAGCAGGGAATGGGGCGGCCAGGATCCTGTCCATCGGCTGTGGCACTTCGGCAGACCTCTATGCATGCAGCGAAGCCCTTGCTGCTTCAGCATGTGAAGTAGTACTGGTAGATACAGATGTCAGCGCCCTGGAATATTCCCGCGGCAGATTGCCGGAGCTGGAAGGCAGGCTTAGTGTAATAGAAGGAAATGTATACCGCATCGCAAAAAAGATCCCCGCTCATTTTGACCTGATCATTATCGGCGGTGTGTTTGACTACCTGGAAGATAAAGCCATTGTTGCCATCACCAAAGAACTAAGAGCTAAACTAAACCCGGACGGCATCCTCTTCTTCACCAATATTGCCACAGGAAACCCTTACAGGGTGAGTATGGAATACCTGGCAGACTGGTGCCTGATAGAAAGGAGCAGCAACGATATTTTCAATCTGCTGAAAAGCAGCGGCGCACATGAACGTTATGAAATTGAAAAAGAAGATACAGGGCTCACGTACCTTGTAAAAGTTTATAAAAAGTAA
- a CDS encoding YybH family protein — translation MKKRRMILPCCFLYTIVSAQPVQQVVNAERSFAQHALSHSIKQAFLQYLDSNGVVFTEGGEQNGIKFWEKAQETEAKLQWYPTFAGIAAAGDLGFTTGPFEFRQTLTGPLLGAGQYTTVWRKTEKGEWKLLVDLGVDLQPSLYDDQTPLTFFTPAGAADISVQELERQLILRYDSLSVAAFRDVITAASLFNIRGQVPKKGVQAIMQGLQGLPVKYEFIPVATGISQSRDLAYAYGIMKYNGKKTNYLRIWAHTAEGWKVLVQVLPW, via the coding sequence ATGAAGAAGCGCCGGATGATCCTGCCCTGTTGTTTCCTGTATACTATAGTATCCGCCCAACCCGTTCAGCAAGTGGTAAATGCAGAAAGGTCCTTTGCACAACATGCCCTCAGCCATAGTATCAAACAGGCTTTCCTGCAATACCTGGATAGTAATGGCGTGGTGTTTACAGAAGGAGGCGAACAGAATGGTATTAAATTCTGGGAGAAGGCGCAGGAAACGGAAGCCAAACTGCAATGGTATCCCACTTTTGCAGGGATTGCTGCTGCCGGCGACCTGGGATTCACTACCGGCCCTTTCGAATTTCGTCAAACCCTTACGGGGCCTTTACTTGGCGCCGGGCAATATACCACGGTGTGGCGGAAAACAGAAAAGGGAGAATGGAAGCTCCTGGTAGATCTGGGTGTGGACCTTCAGCCTTCACTTTATGATGATCAGACCCCGCTTACCTTTTTTACACCCGCAGGTGCTGCAGATATAAGTGTTCAGGAACTGGAGCGGCAGTTGATCCTCCGGTACGATTCCCTTTCTGTGGCAGCATTCCGTGATGTGATCACTGCGGCATCCCTGTTCAATATCCGGGGACAGGTGCCTAAAAAGGGTGTGCAGGCTATTATGCAGGGATTACAGGGATTGCCGGTTAAGTATGAATTTATTCCGGTTGCCACCGGCATTTCGCAAAGCAGGGACCTGGCTTATGCATATGGTATTATGAAGTATAACGGAAAGAAAACGAATTACCTGAGGATCTGGGCACATACGGCGGAAGGCTGGAAAGTGCTGGTGCAGGTATTGCCCTGGTGA
- a CDS encoding sensor histidine kinase yields MLHLERKLHRYGYLAITVFFVIFYMLEMFFGSWKIDYLVPKIICVTIPFTLAIWIPTHWVVMWLRKRMPGMKLAWKRLTTAFLILLPYSMILGFTRVFLENYTLIWQKAIPFVWYYTWTSGMVVLIVFLQIAVYESIYYLIEWKKVSSEAEELKQLHLKMQFDSLKVQIQPHFLFNTLNTLIGLIEMDPKKARTFTEELAYVYRYLLEANDRAMISLEEELAFSKAYFFLLKNRYEEGLYLEIAGENDLNHYKIPPLSLQILLENAVKHNVITRARPLHIQIHVDHPGKQVIVVNNLQRKPAVDCTGKGLLHMEKKFRLMDLPNIKIEEAPDTFSVTVPLIKAHEYESINY; encoded by the coding sequence ATGCTTCACCTGGAGAGAAAGCTCCATAGATACGGCTACCTGGCCATTACGGTATTCTTCGTTATTTTCTACATGCTGGAAATGTTCTTCGGCTCATGGAAAATAGACTACCTGGTACCTAAGATCATCTGTGTGACCATTCCTTTCACACTGGCTATCTGGATTCCCACACATTGGGTGGTAATGTGGCTGCGGAAAAGGATGCCGGGAATGAAACTGGCCTGGAAGCGGCTCACCACCGCTTTCCTCATTCTACTCCCCTATAGCATGATCCTGGGCTTCACCAGGGTTTTCCTGGAGAACTATACCCTTATCTGGCAAAAGGCCATTCCCTTTGTATGGTATTACACCTGGACCAGCGGCATGGTGGTATTGATCGTGTTCCTGCAGATTGCTGTATATGAAAGCATCTATTATTTAATAGAATGGAAAAAAGTGTCTTCTGAAGCAGAGGAATTAAAACAACTTCATTTAAAGATGCAGTTTGATTCCCTGAAAGTACAGATCCAGCCTCACTTCCTTTTCAACACCCTGAATACTTTGATAGGCCTGATAGAAATGGACCCCAAAAAGGCCCGCACCTTCACGGAAGAGCTGGCCTATGTTTACAGGTACCTGCTGGAAGCAAACGACCGTGCCATGATCAGCCTGGAAGAAGAGCTGGCTTTCAGCAAAGCCTATTTCTTCCTGTTAAAGAACAGGTATGAAGAAGGCCTTTACCTGGAGATCGCCGGAGAAAATGATCTGAATCATTATAAGATACCACCACTCAGCTTACAGATCCTGCTGGAAAATGCCGTCAAACATAATGTTATTACCCGTGCCCGGCCATTGCATATTCAGATCCATGTGGACCATCCGGGAAAACAGGTAATAGTGGTAAATAACCTGCAACGGAAACCGGCGGTGGACTGTACCGGCAAAGGCCTGTTGCATATGGAAAAGAAGTTCCGCCTGATGGACCTTCCAAACATAAAGATCGAAGAAGCCCCCGATACTTTTTCTGTGACAGTTCCCCTTATCAAAGCACACGAATATGAAAGTATTAATTATTGA
- a CDS encoding LytR/AlgR family response regulator transcription factor, giving the protein MKVLIIEDESVAGQLLKSTIASVDPDIEVVEILDSVESSVQYLSTKPLLDLIFLDIELGDGQTFDIFKKVQIDAPVIFVTAYQEHALKAFKLNSVDYLLKPVSKDELTAALLKYRRLHVDQKQALQHNILSLLGNYRNETGAHKSRYLARNGTRLISIPAEEIAYFYTKDKLQYIKTQQNGDYIIDKRLDDIEAEVSPKTFFRLNRQFIVNYGCIEKVHTWFSGKMKVQVKPAAYEEIIISRLKAAEFKKWLGGE; this is encoded by the coding sequence ATGAAAGTATTAATTATTGAAGACGAGTCCGTAGCCGGGCAATTACTGAAGAGTACGATCGCTTCCGTTGATCCGGACATAGAGGTGGTGGAGATCCTGGACAGCGTGGAATCCAGCGTACAGTACCTCAGTACCAAACCTTTGCTGGACCTCATATTCCTCGACATTGAACTGGGAGACGGGCAAACATTTGATATCTTCAAAAAAGTGCAGATAGATGCCCCTGTAATATTTGTAACCGCTTACCAGGAGCATGCACTGAAAGCGTTTAAGTTAAACAGTGTGGACTATCTCCTGAAACCCGTGAGCAAAGATGAACTCACCGCCGCACTCCTCAAATACAGGCGCCTGCATGTAGATCAGAAGCAGGCATTGCAGCATAATATCCTATCCCTCCTGGGCAATTACAGGAACGAAACAGGCGCGCATAAAAGCCGGTACCTTGCAAGGAATGGTACCCGTCTTATTTCCATCCCGGCAGAAGAGATCGCGTACTTCTATACGAAAGATAAACTGCAATACATCAAAACACAGCAGAACGGGGATTACATCATTGATAAAAGATTGGATGATATAGAAGCTGAAGTAAGCCCCAAAACCTTCTTCCGGCTCAACCGGCAGTTCATTGTGAATTACGGATGCATTGAAAAGGTACATACCTGGTTCAGCGGTAAAATGAAAGTACAGGTAAAACCGGCAGCTTATGAAGAGATTATTATCAGCAGACTGAAAGCCGCAGAGTTCAAGAAATGGCTCGGCGGGGAATAA
- a CDS encoding serine hydrolase domain-containing protein yields the protein MKTLFKKLLFVLIVAIPASSCIKDKAPKPVKVFNAAKFKEELKKNIAKTRPTHPRGYSFVVNQNGRWIDTCSTGIAYMLPGGGTSPMHPDQEVNVASVTKIFTTVAVLQLMKKNNIKLDDPIGQWLPVYFGTVQAVKDITFKQLLTHRSGISEGTGWIDSLKVIAKRGLDNPAKPKDYANMNFAIFRIMIPYMMNKTATLQIEASLVPSQTKLFEEWLSIQYINYMQNNVFSPIGIGSALCSPGVNTAMAFNEGPKITSRVMEDWTQESGGGGYYLSTMEMARVMAYISHTDILLNKEQRDMMDDNFLGWDTEDSWMTINGQSYGKDGALQWGGPGMQTLVVKYPGNIELSLSVTSWPGDDFRNFTKAAADAYNDSWEWE from the coding sequence ATGAAAACGTTATTTAAAAAACTACTGTTCGTGCTCATCGTAGCCATCCCAGCGAGTTCCTGCATTAAGGACAAAGCTCCTAAGCCGGTTAAAGTATTCAACGCAGCGAAGTTTAAAGAAGAACTGAAAAAGAACATCGCGAAAACCAGGCCTACACATCCCAGGGGATACTCCTTTGTGGTCAACCAAAATGGCAGATGGATAGATACCTGTTCCACAGGCATTGCATACATGCTGCCGGGCGGCGGCACCAGTCCTATGCATCCTGATCAGGAGGTCAATGTGGCCAGTGTAACCAAGATCTTCACAACCGTTGCAGTGCTGCAATTGATGAAGAAGAATAATATAAAACTGGATGATCCGATAGGCCAATGGCTCCCGGTCTATTTTGGCACCGTACAGGCCGTTAAAGATATCACATTCAAACAACTGCTTACACACCGCTCAGGTATCTCAGAAGGTACCGGCTGGATCGATTCCCTGAAAGTGATCGCCAAAAGAGGCCTGGACAATCCGGCCAAACCGAAGGATTATGCGAACATGAACTTTGCCATCTTCCGCATCATGATCCCTTATATGATGAACAAAACAGCCACGCTGCAAATAGAAGCCAGCCTGGTACCATCACAAACAAAGCTGTTCGAAGAATGGCTGAGTATACAGTACATCAACTACATGCAGAATAATGTATTTTCCCCTATTGGTATCGGCAGCGCTTTATGTTCACCAGGTGTTAACACAGCCATGGCTTTCAACGAAGGCCCAAAGATCACAAGCAGGGTAATGGAAGACTGGACGCAGGAATCCGGTGGTGGCGGATACTATCTCTCCACCATGGAAATGGCCCGCGTAATGGCTTACATCAGCCATACCGATATATTGTTGAACAAAGAACAACGTGATATGATGGATGATAATTTTCTCGGCTGGGATACTGAAGATTCCTGGATGACGATAAACGGGCAATCCTACGGAAAGGATGGTGCATTACAATGGGGCGGCCCCGGCATGCAAACGCTGGTGGTAAAATACCCCGGCAACATAGAATTGAGCCTGTCCGTAACCTCATGGCCCGGCGATGACTTCCGAAATTTTACCAAGGCCGCGGCAGATGCATATAATGATAGCTGGGAATGGGAATGA